The Triticum aestivum cultivar Chinese Spring chromosome 3A, IWGSC CS RefSeq v2.1, whole genome shotgun sequence genome includes a region encoding these proteins:
- the LOC123060454 gene encoding UDP-glycosyltransferase 75C1, whose amino-acid sequence MPAMERAGEEAPHFLVVTYPAQGHINPARHLALRLLRAALGARVTVSTAVSACRKMFPDDADAAAVDHVDGAGVRYVPYSDGYDGGFDRSAHDSMHYMSNLKVVGARTLDGVLARLRDAGTPVTQVVYTVLLSWVADVAHAHGVPAALYWIQPASVLAAYFHFFRGTDGLDQAVTAAASDPWADVRVRGLPPMRLRDLPSFLTIASDDHPYSFVLAAFRELLDVLDREDSPTVLANTFDAMEPDAVATLHQHGINVVPIGPVLSFLDASAAAAANDSNDLFKQDGKGYLEWLDAQEAGSVVYISFGSLSTMSKRQITEVSRGMAEIGRPFLWVLRKDNRGEVDGDDLCTGGGMVVEWCDQGKVLSHPAVGCFVTHCGWNSTLESVACGVPVVGVPQWTDQGTNAWLVERQLGTGVRAAVSEKDGVLEADELQRCVGFATSDVVRAKAALWREKARAAAAVGGSSERNLRAFVAGQVALAGN is encoded by the coding sequence ATGCCGGCCATGGAGCGCGCGGGGGAGGAGGCGCCGCACTTCCTCGTGGTCACGTACCCGGCACAGGGCCACATCAACCCGGCGCGCCACCTCGCGCTGCGCCTGCTCCGCGCCGCGCTGGGCGCCCGCGTCACCGTCTCCACCGCCGTCTCCGCCTGCCGCAAGATGTTCCCGGACGACGCGGACGCGGCGGCAGTGGACCACGTCGACGGCGCCGGCGTCCGCTACGTGCCCTACTCCGACGGCTACGACGGCGGCTTCGACAGGTCCGCGCACGACAGCATGCACTACATGTCCAACCTCAAGGTCGTGGGGGCCCGCACGCTGGACGGCGTGCTCGCGCGCCTCCGCGACGCCGGCACCCCCGTCACTCAGGTGGTGTACACGGTGCTCCTCTCCTGGGTCGCCGACGTCGCGCACGCGCACGGCGTCCCCGCCGCGCTCTACTGGATCCAGCCGGCCTCCGTGCTCGCCGCCTACTTCCACTTCTTCCGCGGCACTGACGGCCTCGACCAGGCCGTCACCGCCGCAGCGAGCGACCCGTGGGCGGACGTCCGCGTCCGGGGGCTCCCGCCGATGCGCCTGCGCGACCTGCCGTCGTTCCTCACCATCGCGTCCGACGACCACCCCTACTCCTTTGTGCTCGCCGCGTTCCGTGAGCTGCTCGACGTGCTGGACCGCGAGGACTCGCCCACCGTGCTCGCCAACACGTTCGATGCCATGGAGCCCGACGCGGTGGCGACGCTGCACCAGCACGGCATCAACGTCGTCCCCATAGGCCCCGTCCTCTCCTTCCTGGACgcctcggcagcggcggcggccaacgACAGCAACGACCTGTTCAAGCAGGACGGCAAGGGGTACCTGGAGTGGCTGGACGCGCAGGAAGCGGGGTCGGTCGTCTACATCTCCTTCGGGAGCCTGTCGACGATGAGCAAGcggcagatcacggaggtgtcgcgCGGCATGGCGGAGATCGGCCGCCCGTTCCTGTGGGTGCTGAGGAAGGATAACCGCGGCGAGGTCGACGGCGACGACTTGTGCACCGGCGGGGGCATGGTGGTGGAGTGGTGCGACCAGGGGAAGGTGCTGTCGCACCCGGCGGTGGGTTGCTTCGTGacgcactgcgggtggaactcgACGCTGGAGAGCGTGGCGTGCGGCGTGCCGGTGGTGGGAGTGCCGCAGTGGACGGACCAGGGCACCAACGCGTGGCTGGTGGAGCGGCAGCTCGGCACCGGGGTCAGGGCCGCCGTGAGCGAGAAGGACGGCGTGCTGGAGGCCGACGAGCTGCAGAGATGCGTCGGCTTCGCCACGTCGGATGTGGTGCGCGCCAAGGCGGCGCTGTGGAGGGagaaggcgcgggcggcggctgccGTGGGCGGCTCGTCCGAGAGGAACCTCAGGGCGTTCGTCGCCGGGCAGGTCGCCCTCGCCGGCAACTAG
- the LOC123060456 gene encoding DNA polymerase epsilon subunit B → MAAPSAAMRKKLQRKFRLRGFTLKVDALEEAAAFLARFPDAEDEALDLLLDELDKEPLKSSILDRDAVRRVVSLLVEAEEAVDAASPSATSVQAALRVVDSFVVPRFHYDPIKKVFYEHTGRLALHGEAGDKAALYRDRYQVLLQRLARDKYFSKPAFESVMTENESCEITSIQSLVGCTGRRWIMGVISQLEERQFYLEDLTGAVPIDLANAKITSGFFVENTVIVAEGELLSSGIFQVNTCGFPPLEDRETSLSLLMGLDFFGGGVIPTEEALRLSSLENKAVNDMFVILSDVWLDSYETMEKLGVVLDGYESVEVVPSLFVLMGNFCSRPCNLAFNSFEELRLQFGKLGEMIASRTRLKEHSRFLFIPGPDDAGPSKALPRCALPKYLIEELQKHIPNAIFVSNPCRVKFYTQEIVFFRQDLLYRMRRSCLIPPTTEETSDPFEHLVATITHQSHLCPLPLTVQPIIWNYDHCLRLYPTPDMIVLADKSEQKAFKYTGITCFNPGSFANDSTFAAYRPCTKEVELSALES, encoded by the exons ATGGCGGCGCCGTCGGCAGCCATGCGCAAGAAGCTGCAGCGCAAATTCCGGCTGCGTGGCTTCACCCTCAAAGTTGACGCCCTCGAGGAGGCGGCCGCCTTCCTCGCCCGCTTCCCCGACGCCGAGGACGAggccctcgacctcctcctcgacgAGCTCGACAAAGAGCCGC TGAAGTCGTCGATACTGGACCGGGACGCGGTCCGTCGCGTGGTGTCCCTACTggtcgaggcggaggaggcggtcgACGCGGCATCGCCTTCCGCCACCAGCGTCCAGGCGGCGCTGCGGGTGGTGGACTCGTTCGTCGTGCCGCGGTTCCACTACGACCCAATCAAGAAAGTGTTCTACGA GCATACTGGAAGATTAGCCCTCCATGGAGAAGCTGGAGATAAAGCCGCCCTTTACAGGGATAGATATCAAGTGCTGCTTCAGAGGCTCGCTCGTGATAAATATTTCTCCAAGCCAGCTTTTGAGTCTGTTATGACTGAAAATGAAAGTTGTGAG ATTACTTCCATACAGTCCTTAGTTGGGtgtactgggcggagatggatcaTGGGGGTCATATCGCAGTTGGAGGAACGCCAGTtctacttggaggatcttactggAGCAGTGCCAATTGACTTGGCGAATGCA AAAATCACTTCAGGTTTCTTTGTTGAAAACACAGTGATTGTAGCAGAAGGAGAATTACTTTCAAGTGGCATTTTCCAG GTCAATacctgtgggtttcctcccttagAGGACAGAGAAACATCACTTTCACTGCTTATGGGTCTTGATTTCTTTGGTGGAGGTGTCATACCAACTGAAGAAGCA CTAAGATTGTCATCACTAGAAAATAAGGCTGTGAACGACATGTTTGTCATTCTTTCAGATGTTTGGCTCGACAGTTATGAG ACTATGGAGAAGTTGGGTGTTGTTCTTGATGGCTATGAAAGTGTGGAAGTAGTTCCTTCTCTCTTTGTTCTAATGGGAAATTTCTGCTCCCGGCCCTGCAATCTGGCATTCAATTCGTTTGAAGAACTCAG ATTGCAGTTTGGAAAGCTTGGTGAGATGATCGCATCTCGAACTAGGTTAAAGGAACATAGTCGTTTTTTATTCATTCCTGGTCCTGATGATGCAG GACCTTCTAAAGCTCTCCCAAGGTGTGCGCTCCCAAAGTATCTAATTGAGGAACTTCAGAAGCACATCCCAAATGCTATATTTGTAAGCAACCCCTGCAG GGTTAAGTTTTATACACAAGAAATAGTGTTTTTCCGGCAAGATCTCCTTTACAGGATGCGGCGGTCATGCTTGATTCCACCAACAACGGAAGAAACAAGTGACCCATTTGAACAT CTAGTAGCAACTATCACCCATCAGAGTCATCTGTGTCCATTGCCTCTTACAGTGCAACCTATTATATGGAACTACGATCATTGCCTACGGCTATATCCAACTCCTGACATG ATAGTATTGGCTGACAAGAGTGAGCAGAAGGCCTTCAAATATACAGGAATCACTTGCTTCAATCCTGGTTCTTTTGCGAACGACAGCACTTTTGCAGCATACCGTCCTTGCACTAAGGAGGTTGAGCTTTCTGCATTAGAAAGCTAA